A region of the Pseudomonas sp. J452 genome:
CAACATCATGTCGCTCGGCGGGATCGCCATCGCCATCGGTGCCATGGTCGACGCAGCCGTGGTGATGATCGAGAACGCGCACAAGCACATCGAGGCCTGGAAGGCCCGGAATCCTGATGAGCACCTCCATGGCGAGGCGCACTGGCGAGTGATCGGCGAAGCCGCAGCCGAAGTCGGGCCCGCGCTGTTCTTCAGCCTGCTGATCATCACCCTGTCCTTCCTCCCCGTTTTCACTCTGGAGGCTCAGGAGGGCCGGTTATTTGGCCCACTGGCCTTTACCAAGACCTATGCCATGGCGGCCGCCGCCGGACTGTCGGTCACCCTGGTGCCGGTGCTGATGGGCTACTGGATTCGTGGGCATATCCCCAACGAACAGCAAAACCCGCTAAATCGCTGGCTGATCAATGCCTACCGGCCGGTGTTGGAAGCGGTGCTGGCTTGGCCGAAAACAACGCTGACGCTGGCATTAGTGGTTTTTCTCTCTAGCGTCTGGCCACTTAGCCAGCTAGGCGGTGAGTTCCTGCCACCCATGGATGAGGGCGATCTGCTGTACATGCCATCTGCCCTGCCCGGCCTGCCGGCAAGCAAGGCCAGTCAGTTGCTGCAGCAGACCAACCGGATGATCCTTACCGTGCCGGAAGTGGCGCGGGTGTTCGGCAAAGCCGGTCGAGCAGAAACGGCCACCGACCCAGCGCCGCTGGAGATGTTCGAGACCACGGTACAGTTCAAGCCGCGCGATCAGTGGCGCCCGGGAATGACACCAGAGAAGCTCATCGAGGCATTGGACCAGGCGGTGAAAGTCCCGGGGCTGTCCAACATCTGGGTTCCACCGATCCGTAACCGCATCGATATGCTGGCCACGGGGATCAAGAGTCCCATCGGGGTGAAAGTTTCCGGAACCTCGCTGGCCGAGATTGAGCGCATAACGCGTGACATTGAGGCCGTGGCCAAGGAGGTACCTGGCGTGAGTTCGGCGCTGGCGGAGCGGCTGACCGGCGGTCGCTATGTGGACATCCAGATCGATCGCCTGGCCGCGGCGCGCTATGGCCTGAGCATCGCCGACGTGCAGGCGGTGGTATCGGGCGCTATAGGCGGCAGCAATATCGGTGAAACGGTCGAGGGGCTGGCCCGCTTCCCGATCAGCCTGCGCTATCCCAGGGAGTGGCGTGACAGCCCGGAAGCGTTGCAGCGCATGCCGATTCTCACCGCAGTGGGCCAGCAAATCACCCTAGGAACCGTCGCCCAGATCAGTCTGACAGAAGGGCCGCCGATGTTGCGCAGCGAGAACGGGCGTCTCTCGGGCTGGGTCTATGTCGATGTCCGCGGTCGCGATCTGGCATCGACTGTGCGAGAACTGCAGGAGCGTGTCACGAATGGTGTGCCACTGGTTGCGGGGGTGACAGTCTCCTACTCCGGTCAATTTGAATTCCTAGAGCGCGCCAATGCACGCCTGACTTGGGTCGTGCCGGCGACCTTGCTGATCATCTTCGTGCTGCTCTACCTGACATTCAGCCGTTTCAGCGAGGCCCTGTTGATCATGGCCACACTACCCTTCGCCCTGTCAGGCGGTGTCTGGTTGCTCTACTGGTTCGGCTTCAACCTGTCGGTTGCCACTGGGGTCGGCTTTATCGCCTTGGCGGGAGTCTCGGCGGAATTTGGGGTGATCATGCTGCTGTATCTGAAGAACGCCTGGCATGCGCGCGTGGATGCAGGGCGCAGCGACGATCCGGCCCTGCTGGAGGCAATTCGCGAAGGAGCTGTCCTGCGTGTCAGACCCAAGGTGATGACCGTTGCCGTGATCATCGCTGGCCTGCTGCCCATTCT
Encoded here:
- a CDS encoding efflux RND transporter permease subunit, with product MIARLIHWSIGNRFLVLLATLFITALGIWSLRNTPLDALPDLSDTQVIIRTSFPGQAPQIVENQVTYPLATTMLSVPGAKTVRGYSFFGDSFVYVLFEDDTDLYWARSRVLEYLNQAQERLPEGVTTTLGPDATGVGWIYQYALVDRSGQHDLAQLRALQDWFLKYELKSLPNVAEVATLGGMVKQYQVLLDPQKLVAYGVTQQEVEAALKSANQETGGAILELAEREYMVRASGYLESLEDFRNVPLRASAGGIPVLLGQVATIQLGPEMRRGIAELDGQGEVVGGVVILRSGKNARDTIAAVKTRLDSLKGSLPAGVEVVTTYDRSQLIDRAIDNLSYKLLEEFAVVALVCLIFLWHLRSSLVAIITLPLGILMAFIVMRYQGVNANIMSLGGIAIAIGAMVDAAVVMIENAHKHIEAWKARNPDEHLHGEAHWRVIGEAAAEVGPALFFSLLIITLSFLPVFTLEAQEGRLFGPLAFTKTYAMAAAAGLSVTLVPVLMGYWIRGHIPNEQQNPLNRWLINAYRPVLEAVLAWPKTTLTLALVVFLSSVWPLSQLGGEFLPPMDEGDLLYMPSALPGLPASKASQLLQQTNRMILTVPEVARVFGKAGRAETATDPAPLEMFETTVQFKPRDQWRPGMTPEKLIEALDQAVKVPGLSNIWVPPIRNRIDMLATGIKSPIGVKVSGTSLAEIERITRDIEAVAKEVPGVSSALAERLTGGRYVDIQIDRLAAARYGLSIADVQAVVSGAIGGSNIGETVEGLARFPISLRYPREWRDSPEALQRMPILTAVGQQITLGTVAQISLTEGPPMLRSENGRLSGWVYVDVRGRDLASTVRELQERVTNGVPLVAGVTVSYSGQFEFLERANARLTWVVPATLLIIFVLLYLTFSRFSEALLIMATLPFALSGGVWLLYWFGFNLSVATGVGFIALAGVSAEFGVIMLLYLKNAWHARVDAGRSDDPALLEAIREGAVLRVRPKVMTVAVIIAGLLPILWGGGAGSEVMKRIAAPMVGGMITAPLLSMLVLPAAYWLMRRRGKRKSY